From Nitrospira sp., a single genomic window includes:
- a CDS encoding NAD(P)H-dependent oxidoreductase, which produces MPKHIAIIQGHPDSTARHFCHALADEYAKGAEDGGHDVMRIDVAALDFPLLRTKQDFEKGQPPEAIKQAQDVVTWADHLVIIYPLWLGSMPALLKGFLEQLLRPGFAFEYQKSGGMAKKLLTGKSARIVVTMGMPAFVYRWIFFAHSLRSLKRNTLWFCGIGPVKSTIIGSIDGLTDRQRADWLDEMRGLGDVGK; this is translated from the coding sequence ATGCCCAAGCATATCGCCATCATTCAGGGTCATCCCGACTCGACGGCCCGACATTTCTGCCATGCGCTGGCCGACGAATATGCCAAGGGGGCAGAGGATGGCGGACATGATGTGATGCGTATCGACGTGGCGGCGCTCGACTTTCCTCTCTTGCGGACAAAACAGGATTTCGAGAAGGGCCAACCTCCGGAGGCGATCAAGCAGGCGCAGGATGTCGTGACCTGGGCCGATCACCTGGTGATCATCTATCCGCTCTGGCTGGGATCGATGCCGGCATTACTGAAAGGGTTCTTGGAACAGCTTCTGCGTCCGGGCTTTGCCTTCGAGTATCAGAAGTCCGGCGGGATGGCGAAAAAGCTGCTCACGGGAAAGTCGGCCCGCATCGTCGTGACCATGGGGATGCCGGCGTTTGTGTACCGCTGGATCTTCTTCGCCCACAGTCTCAGATCTCTCAAGCGCAACACCCTCTGGTTCTGTGGCATCGGCCCGGTGAAATCCACTATCATCGGATCTATCGACGGGCTGACGGACCGTCAGAGGGCCGACTGGTTGGATGAGATGCGGGGACTGGGGGATGTGGGGAAATAG
- a CDS encoding ATP-binding cassette domain-containing protein: MPIPLLDITALTFEADHHPILDRLDLSIQRGEIHALLGANGSGKTTLAYVLMGCEGYVASGGHILFDGIDLLPLKMYERARLGLTLAWQEPARFEGVTVREYLSLGNPDFDPAPALRQVGLDPDRYLHRRVDKSLSGGERHRIELASVLSMNPKLAILDEPSAGIDMLSITHIIGIIRAVKAGGGSVILITHQEEVALIADRASQLCAGRIIFSGSPREAVDHFRGRACVRCDGEVCTDVRP, encoded by the coding sequence ATGCCGATTCCCCTGCTGGATATTACTGCACTCACCTTCGAGGCGGATCATCATCCCATCCTGGATCGGCTCGACTTGTCGATCCAGCGGGGTGAGATTCATGCCCTGCTCGGCGCCAATGGATCGGGGAAAACCACACTGGCCTATGTGTTGATGGGATGCGAAGGCTATGTGGCGAGCGGAGGCCATATCCTATTCGACGGGATAGACCTGTTACCGCTCAAGATGTATGAACGGGCCAGATTAGGGCTCACGCTCGCCTGGCAGGAACCGGCGCGATTCGAAGGGGTCACGGTGCGCGAATATCTCAGCCTGGGAAATCCGGACTTCGATCCGGCACCGGCCCTCAGGCAAGTCGGTCTTGACCCGGACCGCTACCTGCATCGCCGGGTGGATAAATCCCTCAGCGGAGGAGAACGCCACCGGATCGAACTCGCCTCGGTGTTATCGATGAACCCGAAGCTGGCAATCCTCGATGAGCCGTCGGCCGGGATCGATATGCTCTCGATTACACACATTATCGGCATCATTCGCGCGGTGAAAGCCGGCGGCGGATCCGTCATCTTGATCACCCATCAGGAGGAGGTCGCCCTCATCGCCGATCGCGCGTCACAACTTTGCGCCGGACGCATCATCTTCTCCGGCAGTCCCCGAGAAGCCGTCGATCATTTCCGTGGGCGGGCCTGCGTTCGTTGCGACGGGGAGGTGTGTACCGATGTCCGACCTTGA
- a CDS encoding ABC transporter substrate-binding protein, translating to MPPTSLRSGKLWVLAGALNLCLILSTVPIAGASSQSAESPTEVVRATLTEVFRILDDPKLKDPAKLLPRRRLLEQVIGERFDYAEMSKRALAANWTPLTNDQRAEFVELFKAFLSDRYAGKIEGYSGERTEYLSERLEGQYAEVRTKLVSSKTEIPMDYRLMNKAGRWYAYDIIADGVSLVKNYRSQFDKIIHSDSYDELVNRLRNRTVVEEKKDTR from the coding sequence ATGCCTCCTACCAGCCTTCGCAGCGGGAAGCTGTGGGTTTTGGCCGGCGCTCTGAATCTGTGCCTCATTCTATCGACGGTGCCCATCGCAGGGGCATCGAGCCAATCCGCAGAATCCCCCACTGAGGTCGTGCGGGCGACGCTCACGGAAGTGTTCCGCATTCTCGATGATCCCAAGCTGAAGGATCCGGCCAAGCTCCTGCCGCGCCGGCGTCTGCTGGAACAGGTCATCGGCGAACGCTTCGACTACGCGGAAATGTCCAAACGCGCCCTGGCCGCCAATTGGACTCCGTTGACCAACGACCAACGAGCCGAATTCGTCGAACTATTCAAAGCCTTCTTGTCCGACCGGTATGCGGGAAAAATCGAAGGCTATTCCGGAGAGCGGACGGAGTATCTCAGCGAACGACTCGAAGGGCAATATGCGGAAGTCCGCACCAAGCTTGTATCCAGCAAAACAGAAATCCCGATGGATTACCGCCTGATGAACAAAGCAGGCCGCTGGTACGCGTACGATATCATCGCGGACGGCGTCAGCCTGGTGAAAAACTACCGCAGCCAGTTCGACAAGATCATCCACTCCGATTCCTATGACGAACTGGTGAACCGGCTGCGCAACCGCACCGTGGTTGAGGAAAAGAAAGACACGCGGTGA
- a CDS encoding dodecin family protein — protein MSVAKIIEISSESPKSFEDAIQSGISRAAKTIHGIKSAWVKEQHVVVDNSKVTLYRVDLKVTFVLD, from the coding sequence ATGTCAGTTGCCAAGATCATCGAGATCAGTTCTGAATCGCCGAAGAGCTTCGAGGATGCCATTCAAAGCGGGATCTCCCGGGCCGCCAAAACCATACACGGCATCAAGTCGGCCTGGGTGAAGGAGCAGCATGTCGTGGTGGATAACAGCAAGGTCACCTTGTATCGCGTGGATCTGAAGGTCACGTTTGTGTTGGACTAG
- a CDS encoding nuclear transport factor 2 family protein — MNVQSASILAALCLGLGLWASQPAVAVAKTQITASTIQEVDSQTIKELLATFEQAEQAMHSQDLDGVMALYSDDYYYHGLKKADIRKVWAQLFEHYKELESFHTFSVIRTVGTGSKLTAEMTCTGVVWGTAKNTKLRSPVDSWYEEVHFLKKENGRWKITGNAGGESQPVLPFGTAPHPLF; from the coding sequence ATGAATGTTCAATCAGCCTCAATCTTAGCCGCACTGTGCCTCGGGCTAGGGCTCTGGGCATCACAACCCGCTGTCGCCGTCGCCAAGACCCAGATCACGGCGAGCACGATTCAGGAGGTGGATTCACAAACAATCAAAGAATTGCTGGCTACGTTTGAACAAGCGGAGCAAGCGATGCACTCCCAGGACCTTGATGGGGTGATGGCGTTGTATTCGGATGATTATTACTATCATGGCCTCAAAAAGGCCGACATCAGGAAAGTCTGGGCGCAACTCTTCGAGCATTACAAAGAGCTGGAAAGTTTTCATACGTTTTCCGTCATCCGGACCGTGGGGACCGGCAGCAAGCTCACCGCCGAAATGACCTGCACCGGGGTGGTCTGGGGCACGGCGAAGAACACCAAACTGAGAAGTCCGGTCGATAGCTGGTACGAGGAAGTGCACTTTCTGAAGAAGGAAAACGGCCGCTGGAAGATTACCGGCAACGCCGGCGGAGAATCCCAACCGGTCCTTCCCTTTGGAACAGCACCGCATCCGCTCTTCTGA
- a CDS encoding aldo/keto reductase, translated as MKLRSLDRDDGERSLNRRQLLKAIGALGSMVALGGARGLADALEPARSSATGEIPKRLLGKTGVQVSALCFGGAHWGRIEDDAEAIRILHEAIDAGVTFLDNAWEYNGGRSEELMGKALQGRRQQVFLMTKVCSHGRDKRVALQQLDESLRRLKTDYLDLWQIHEVVYLDDPDRHFAPGGGAEALLEAKRQGKVRFIGFTGHKDPKIHLKMLAHDFPFDTCQMPLNVFDGTYRSFELEVLPVLTQRGIAPIGMKSLSGNAEPIKQGLVTPEEALRYVLSLPIASLVSGIDSRDVLRQNLEIVRRFVPMTVAEMQGLRTRVARHAMDGRFELFKSTNRYDGRIGRDQHGLS; from the coding sequence ATGAAACTACGAAGTCTTGATCGAGATGACGGGGAAAGGTCGCTGAATCGTCGGCAGTTGTTAAAGGCGATCGGTGCGCTCGGATCGATGGTTGCGCTGGGCGGCGCTCGCGGATTGGCCGATGCGCTGGAGCCGGCGCGCTCGTCGGCCACCGGGGAGATTCCGAAGCGCCTGCTGGGGAAAACCGGCGTGCAGGTCTCCGCACTCTGTTTCGGCGGCGCCCATTGGGGCCGAATCGAAGATGACGCCGAGGCGATTCGCATCCTCCATGAAGCGATCGACGCCGGCGTGACCTTTCTGGACAATGCCTGGGAGTACAACGGCGGACGCTCCGAAGAGCTGATGGGGAAGGCCCTACAAGGCCGGCGGCAGCAGGTGTTTCTCATGACGAAGGTCTGCTCGCACGGACGCGATAAGCGGGTGGCGTTGCAGCAGCTCGACGAATCGCTCCGTCGCCTGAAGACGGATTATCTCGATCTCTGGCAGATTCACGAAGTGGTCTATCTCGACGATCCCGATCGGCACTTTGCGCCGGGCGGCGGGGCCGAGGCCTTGCTCGAAGCGAAGCGGCAGGGTAAGGTGCGGTTCATCGGTTTCACCGGACACAAAGATCCAAAGATTCATCTGAAGATGCTCGCCCACGACTTTCCGTTCGACACCTGCCAGATGCCGCTCAATGTCTTCGACGGAACCTATCGGAGTTTCGAGCTGGAGGTGCTGCCGGTCCTTACGCAGCGGGGCATCGCTCCGATCGGGATGAAAAGCTTGAGCGGGAATGCCGAACCGATCAAACAGGGGCTCGTCACACCGGAAGAAGCGCTGCGGTATGTGTTAAGTTTGCCGATAGCGTCGCTGGTCAGCGGCATCGATTCGCGGGACGTCTTGCGGCAGAATCTCGAGATCGTGCGGCGGTTCGTCCCGATGACGGTCGCCGAGATGCAGGGCCTGCGGACTCGCGTGGCCCGCCACGCCATGGACGGGCGGTTCGAGTTGTTTAAGTCCACAAACCGCTACGACGGCCGTATTGGGCGGGACCAGCATGGATTGTCATAA
- a CDS encoding NADP-dependent malic enzyme, with translation MPTPEELLAKARKPAEEALRLHAYYKGKIQTAPKCPIRGVEDFSIWYTPGVAAPCRAIQAQPDLVYVHTNKANSIAVISDGTRVLGLGDIGPEAGLPVMEGKALLFKYLGGVDAVPICLGTKDPDEIVRTVKLLEPSFGGINLEDIAMPKCFRVLREARRLCTIPVWHDDQQGTGTVVLAALLNALKVVGKQIGHVRIAMIGMGAANIPTYRYLKASGADTGKIVACDLGGILGLHRHAYEANPDYSEQWAVCVESNRDQRRGGIAEALAGADVCLAFAAGGIIRPEWVRTMARDAIVFACANPVPEIWPWEAKAAGARIVATGRSDFPNQVNNSLVFPAVFRGALDVRAGTITDEMAMAAAHELAQYAADKGLHDGYILPAMDEWEVVPRVAVATAMKAQAQGVARLLKTAEELRRSAVDRISDARKALAVLTGQGVIPQPPNPEQ, from the coding sequence ATGCCCACGCCGGAAGAGTTGCTCGCCAAAGCCCGGAAGCCGGCCGAAGAGGCGCTTCGGCTCCATGCGTATTACAAGGGCAAGATACAAACAGCGCCCAAGTGTCCCATTCGAGGAGTGGAGGATTTCTCGATCTGGTATACGCCGGGCGTCGCCGCTCCCTGCCGTGCGATTCAGGCTCAGCCGGATTTGGTGTATGTACACACGAATAAAGCGAATTCGATCGCAGTCATTTCAGACGGTACGAGAGTCCTCGGCCTGGGGGACATCGGACCGGAAGCCGGCTTGCCGGTCATGGAAGGTAAGGCGCTGCTGTTTAAATATCTGGGCGGGGTGGATGCGGTGCCGATCTGTCTCGGCACCAAAGATCCGGATGAAATCGTTCGCACGGTGAAGCTGCTGGAGCCGTCGTTCGGGGGGATTAATCTCGAAGATATCGCCATGCCGAAGTGCTTTCGCGTCCTGCGCGAAGCCCGTCGGCTGTGCACGATTCCGGTGTGGCATGACGACCAGCAGGGCACCGGAACGGTGGTGCTCGCGGCCTTGCTCAACGCCTTGAAGGTCGTCGGCAAACAGATCGGTCATGTCCGTATCGCGATGATCGGCATGGGTGCGGCCAATATCCCGACCTATCGGTATCTGAAAGCCAGTGGCGCGGATACAGGGAAGATCGTCGCTTGCGATCTGGGAGGAATACTTGGCTTGCATCGTCATGCCTATGAAGCGAATCCGGACTATAGCGAGCAATGGGCGGTGTGTGTGGAATCGAACAGGGATCAGCGTCGAGGAGGAATTGCCGAGGCGTTGGCCGGTGCGGATGTGTGCCTGGCCTTTGCCGCCGGCGGTATCATCAGGCCGGAGTGGGTGCGGACGATGGCCCGGGACGCCATCGTGTTTGCTTGTGCGAATCCGGTCCCTGAGATCTGGCCGTGGGAGGCGAAAGCGGCGGGTGCCCGCATTGTCGCCACGGGGCGGTCGGACTTCCCGAATCAGGTCAACAACTCCCTCGTCTTTCCTGCCGTCTTCCGCGGCGCGCTCGATGTGAGGGCCGGGACCATCACCGATGAGATGGCGATGGCGGCGGCGCATGAGCTCGCACAGTATGCGGCGGACAAGGGACTCCACGACGGGTACATTCTGCCGGCGATGGATGAATGGGAGGTCGTTCCGAGAGTGGCGGTGGCAACGGCGATGAAAGCGCAAGCGCAGGGCGTCGCCCGGCTGCTGAAAACCGCCGAAGAGTTGCGCCGGTCCGCGGTGGACAGGATCAGCGATGCCCGGAAGGCTCTTGCCGTCCTCACCGGCCAAGGGGTTATTCCACAGCCTCCGAATCCTGAACAGTGA
- a CDS encoding SufD family Fe-S cluster assembly protein yields MSDLDDLRRTLPMVGAEPSILDDTSIAHVVAHGHHILSRRTVPGVRVELEETPDAIIGKLIVEAGAQIAQPIHMCFGLAHPTGIQQITIDVQICEGAQARVLSHCLFPLAQAAEHRMQAMMEIGPGASLTYTEGHYHGPHGGMRVLPHATIKIGKGARYFSDFSLLSGSVGTLDIDYLVEVEADGLAELSAKIFAHKTDHITLKEAVMLRGERSRSLIKTRVVLEDQAQADIVGITEAYAKGARGHVDCMEIVQGQAHASAIPIVRVFHPEAKVTHEAAIGSVDKKELETLMARGLSPEQAVEMIVSGILR; encoded by the coding sequence ATGTCCGACCTTGATGACCTCAGACGCACCCTGCCGATGGTCGGAGCTGAACCCTCGATTCTCGATGATACGAGCATTGCGCATGTCGTGGCGCATGGGCACCACATCCTGAGTCGGCGGACGGTGCCCGGAGTCCGCGTCGAGCTAGAAGAAACGCCGGATGCCATTATCGGGAAACTGATCGTCGAAGCGGGTGCGCAGATCGCCCAGCCCATCCACATGTGTTTCGGACTCGCGCATCCGACCGGAATCCAACAGATCACAATCGACGTCCAGATCTGCGAAGGGGCGCAGGCGCGCGTGCTGTCCCATTGCCTCTTTCCTCTTGCGCAAGCGGCGGAACATCGCATGCAAGCCATGATGGAGATCGGACCGGGTGCATCGCTGACCTATACCGAAGGCCACTACCACGGCCCCCATGGAGGCATGCGGGTCTTGCCCCATGCGACAATCAAGATCGGCAAAGGCGCGCGGTATTTTTCGGACTTCTCGCTGCTCTCCGGCTCGGTAGGCACGCTCGACATCGACTATCTCGTGGAAGTGGAAGCCGACGGCCTGGCCGAACTCAGCGCGAAGATCTTCGCGCATAAGACCGATCACATCACGCTCAAAGAAGCGGTGATGCTCCGCGGGGAGCGCTCACGCAGTCTCATCAAGACCCGCGTGGTGCTGGAAGATCAGGCGCAAGCCGACATCGTCGGCATTACTGAAGCCTATGCCAAAGGCGCGCGCGGCCACGTCGATTGCATGGAGATCGTGCAGGGCCAGGCCCATGCCAGCGCCATCCCGATCGTGCGGGTCTTTCATCCCGAGGCCAAAGTCACCCACGAAGCCGCCATCGGCAGCGTGGACAAGAAAGAACTCGAAACGCTGATGGCCCGGGGACTGAGTCCCGAGCAAGCCGTCGAAATGATCGTGAGCGGGATTCTGCGGTAA
- a CDS encoding VOC family protein translates to MITSIAFTVYPVSNMERARAFYEHVLGLHMSYNYQDVWVEYDLSGSTFAITTTEMGHTPGAKGAVVAFEVSDLDAFLLKMKERAVSFVVEAFATPVCRMAVIEDPDGNHITIHKRHG, encoded by the coding sequence ATGATCACATCCATCGCCTTCACCGTCTATCCGGTCTCGAACATGGAACGAGCGCGAGCCTTCTATGAGCATGTGCTCGGATTGCATATGAGCTACAACTACCAGGACGTATGGGTGGAATACGATCTGAGCGGATCGACCTTCGCCATCACGACCACGGAGATGGGCCATACCCCTGGGGCCAAGGGCGCAGTCGTGGCATTTGAGGTATCGGATCTCGACGCCTTCCTGCTGAAGATGAAGGAGCGGGCCGTGTCGTTCGTCGTGGAAGCGTTCGCCACGCCGGTCTGCCGCATGGCGGTGATCGAGGATCCGGACGGCAATCACATCACGATCCACAAGCGGCATGGGTGA